One genomic segment of Pagrus major chromosome 13, Pma_NU_1.0 includes these proteins:
- the smpd1 gene encoding sphingomyelin phosphodiesterase, with translation MRLPALLITFTVLLTSTLLGSCQPAPTSEQQGLVFIQQLSQREVGFNWRNVSCPLCKAVFTILDIALLSDTNEERVAQAVGEACIRLHLADEQVCRQIIELFRDDFIRALQQSLLWPSEACALLVGPSCGKFDIYAPWNITLPKAPKPPVTPPSPPKPGSPQSRVLFLTDIHWDQEYLAGSTADCKAPLCCRKDSGSPSWRRREAGYWGTYSKCDLPLRTVENLLENAATAGPWDWVYWTGDIPAHNVWSQTRKQQLSALSVISRLIRKHLGPNVTVYPAIGNHESTPVNSFPPPFVHGNRSCAWLYDTMAEEWAPWLPEQALKTLRYGGFYTMEIQPGLRVVSLNMNFCARENFWLMVNSTDPANQLQWLVHTLQASEDKGEKVHIIGHIPPGLCLGSWSWNYYHIVNRYESTITGQFFGHTHLDEFQMFYDEATMTRPLGVAFIAPSVTTYINLNPGYRVYYVDGNYQGSSRLVLDHETYILNLTEVNHRPEAPNTPEQDPKWTLLYRATKAYGLTSLFPSNCDELMQTLIKDDRAFQKFWYFRHKGHVSEPCKETCKTSVLCFLRSGRYDELEQCDLLNGFGGNLARAARKTLC, from the exons ATGAGGCTCCCCGCCCTGCTGATAACCTTCACCGTGCTGCTCACGTCGACGCTGCTCGGCTCCTGTCAGCCAGCACCCACCTCAGAGCAGCAGGGGCTGGTGTTCATCCAGCAGCTCAGCCAGCGGGAGGTCGGCTTCAACTGGAGAAACGTCTCCTGCCCCTTGTGCAAAGCTGTTTTCACCATCCTGGACATCGCCCTGCTG AGCGACACAAATGAAGAGCGAGTGGCACAGGCGGTAGGCGAGGCGTGTATCCGTCTCCATCTGGCTGACGAGCAGGTTTGTCGCCAAATAATCGAGTTGTTCAGGGACGACTTTATCCGGGCTCTGCAGCAGTCCCTCCTGTGGCCCTCTGAAGCATGCGCTCTGCTGGTGGGGCCTTCCTGTGGCAAATTTGACATCTACGCACCCTGGAACATCACTCTGCCGAAGGCCCCAAAGCCCCCTGTGACACCACCCTCTCCTCCCAAACCTGGTTCTCCACAGAGCAGGGTCCTGTTTCTAACCGACATCCACTGGGACCAG GAATATCTAGCCGGCAGCACTGCAGACTGCAAGGCCCCTCTGTGTTGCCGTAAAGATTCTGGTTCTCCCAGCTGGAGGCGGAGGGAAGCTGGGTACTGGGGAACCTACAGTAAGTGTGACCTGCCGCTGCGGACGGTGGAGAACCTCCTGGAAAACGCTGCCACAGCCGGACCCTGGGACTGGGTCTACTGGACCGGAGACATACCGGCGCACAATGTTTGGTCTCAGACcaggaaacagcagctgtcGGCACTTTCAGTCATCTCCAGGCTCATCCGCAA ACACCTGGGACCTAATGTGACGGTTTACCCTGCTATAGGGAACCACGAGAGTACACCAGTGAACAGCTTCCCACCGCCTTTTGTTCACGGCAACAGATCTTGCGCCTGGCTCTATGATACAATGGCAGAGGAATGGGCACCATGGTTACCAGAGCAGGCTTTGAAGACTTTGAG ATATGGAGGATTCTACACAATGGAGATTCAGCCTGGTCTAAGAGTGGTCTCCCTCAACATGAACTTCTGCGCTCGAGAAAACTTCTGGCTGATGGTGAACTCCACCGATCCTGCTAACCAGCTGCAGTGGCTGGTCCATACACTCCAGGCCAGTGAGGACAAGGGAGAGAAG GTACATATCATCGGTCACATCCCACCTGGACTGTGTCTTGGCAGCTGGAGCTGGAACTACTATCACATTGTCAACAG gTATGAAAGCACAATTACAGGACAGTTTTTTGGCCATACACATTTGGATGAGTTTCAGATGTTTTATGACGAGGCGACCATGACACGCCCACTGGGAGTGGCTTTCATCGCTCCCAGTGTCACTACTTATATTAATCTTAACCCAG GTTATCGTGTCTACTATGTGGATGGGAATTACCAAGGAAGCTCTCGACTTGTGCTCGACCACGAAACCTACATCCTGAACCTCACGGAGGTAAACCACAGGCCAGAAGCACCAAATACCCCAGAGCAGGACCCCAAATGGACACTGTTATATCGTGCCACCAAAGCCTATGGTCTGACCAGTCTCTTCCCATCCAACTGCGACGAGCTCATGCAGACCTTAATCAAAGATGACCGGGCCTTCCAGAAGTTCTGGTATTTCAGACATAAAGGACACGTGTCGGAGCCCTGCAAGGAGACGTGCAAAACTTCGGTGCTCTGCTTTCTGCGAAGCGGGCGGTACGATGAGCTGGAGCAGTGCGACCTCCTCAATGGTTTTGGAGGAAATTTGGCCCGGGCTGCCAGAAAAACCCTTTGTTGA
- the tpte gene encoding putative tyrosine-protein phosphatase TPTE translates to MSSVHFNPGSDSGVNGNIAKMEDATVEIDDGKDESVVPDTMYHNIRKKIAPFVMSFGFRIFGVILIFVDFVLVIVDLSLPARSREVGDAIEAVSLIISFFFLIDVLMRVYVEGFKVYFSSKLNIIDACVVVITLVVTMVYTFSDLTGTSLIPRVVTFLRFLRIIILVRVFRLAAQKKELEKVTRRMVSENKRRYQKDGFDLDLTYVTDRVIAMSFPSSGKQSFYRNPIREVARFLDTKHEGHYKVYNLCSEKGYDPQFFHYKVERVFIDDHNVPSLEDMLKYTANVREWMSADPQNIIAIHCKGGKGRTGTMICTWLIDSDQSESAQDSLDYFGERRTDKSRSSKFQGVETPSQSRYVGYYEIMKSKFNRQLPPPKSLTIKSIRIHSIAGVGKGDGSDLKVKIILKKELVFQCVCAKQENCTVFPDVGSNAAVISLQNGPVVEGDVKVMFESSAGLPKGYEDVPFYFWFNTSFIEDNKLFLPRDELDNPHKPKTWDLYKEDFGVTMFFLDP, encoded by the exons atgtcCTCTGTCCACTTCAATCCAGGGTCGGATTCAGGTGTGAATGG AAACATTGCAAAGATGGAGGATGCTACAGTGGAGATTGATGATGGGAAGGATGAGAGCGTGGTACCAGACACAATGTACCA CAATATACGGAAGAAGATAGCACCTTTTGTTATGTCCTTTGGATTTCG TATATTTGGAGTGATTCTGATCTTTGTGGACTTTGTGCTGGTGATTGTGGACCTCTCCCTGCCAGCCAGGAGCAGAGAGGTTGGAGATGCCATAGAGGCCGTGTCGCTCATCATCTCGTTCTTCTTCCTCATTGACGTGCTCATGCGGGTCTATGTGGAGGG GTTCAAAGTTTACTTCAGCTCCAAGCTGAACATCATAGATGCCTGTGTTGTGGTGATCACGCTGGTGGTCACTATGGTCTACACCTTTTCTGACCTGACAGGAACCAGTCTCATCCCCAG GGTGGTGACATTTCTTCGTTTCCTGAGAATAATAATCCTGGTGAGGGTTTTCAGACTGGCAGCTCAGAAGAAAGAGCTGGAGAAGGTCACAAGGAGGATG GTTTCTGAGAACAAGCGGCGTTATCAGAAGGATGGATTTGACCTTGACCTCACCTATGTCACAG ACCGTGTCATCGCCATGTCCTTCCCCTCCTCTGGGAAGCAGTCGTTCTACAGGAATCCAATCAGG GAAGTAGCAAGGTTCCTAGACACTAAACATGAAGGCCACTATAAAGTTTACAACCTCTGCA gtgAGAAAGGCTACGACCCTCAGTTCTTCCACTACAAGGTCGAGCGCGTGTTCATTGACGATCACAACGTCCCCTCCTTGGA gGACATgctgaaatacacagcaaacgTGAGGGAGTGGATGTCTGCTGATCCCCAAAACATCATCGCTATCCACTGTAAAGGAGGGAAAG GACGCACCGGTACTATGATTTGCACCTGGCTTATCGACAGTGACCAGTCTGAGAGTGCACAG GACAGTCTGGACTATTTTGgtgagaggaggacagacaagAGTCGGAGCTCCAAGTTTCAGGGAGTGGAGACCCCCTCTCAA AGCCGGTACGTGGGGTACTACGAGATCATGAAGTCCAAGTTCAACAGACAGCTGCCTCCACCTAAAAGCCTCACGATCAAGAGCATCCGCATCCACTCCATAGCAG GTGTGGGTAAAGGTGATGGCAGCGATCTGAAGGTGAAGATTATTTTGAAGAAAGAGCtggtgtttcagtgtgtgtgtgccaaacAGGAGAACTGCACA GTGTTCCCCGATGTGGGCAGCAACGCTGCAGTCATCAGCCTGCAGAATGGGCCTGTGGTTGAGGGGGACGTGAAGGTCATGTTTGAGTCAAGTGCC GGTCTGCCAAAAGGATACGAAGATGTTCCGTTCTACTTCTGGTTCAATACCTCCTTCATAGAGGATAACAA GCTATTTCTACCCAGGGACGAGCTGGACAACCCGCACAAACCCAAGACCTGGGACCTGTACAAGGAGGACTTTGGTGTCACCATGTTCTTCTTAGATCCGTAA